Proteins encoded in a region of the Mycobacterium branderi genome:
- a CDS encoding DUF3093 domain-containing protein, which translates to MTTDTDTKQTPLFREPGASWYWVLTGPLAAGAMLLIEHSSGYGWQPLVPGVFLVLVSGFVGLQVKAARIHTSVELTPQTLRQGTETINVAEIVRVFPEAGHPQASEQESARWQSSRALGELVGVPKGRVGIGLRLTHGRTAQAWARRHKSLRAALTPLVEERVGVDDDEDGRAGEPR; encoded by the coding sequence GTGACCACAGACACCGACACCAAGCAGACCCCGTTGTTCCGTGAGCCCGGGGCCAGCTGGTACTGGGTGCTGACCGGCCCGCTCGCGGCGGGCGCCATGCTGCTGATCGAGCATTCCAGCGGCTACGGCTGGCAGCCGCTGGTACCGGGCGTGTTTCTGGTGCTGGTCTCCGGCTTCGTGGGGTTGCAGGTGAAGGCGGCACGCATCCACACGTCGGTTGAGCTGACCCCGCAAACGCTGCGTCAGGGCACCGAGACCATCAACGTCGCCGAGATCGTGCGGGTCTTCCCGGAGGCCGGGCATCCGCAGGCCTCCGAACAGGAATCGGCGCGGTGGCAGTCGTCGCGCGCGCTCGGCGAGCTGGTCGGGGTGCCGAAGGGCCGGGTGGGCATCGGGTTGCGGCTCACCCACGGCCGCACCGCGCAGGCCTGGGCGCGACGGCACAAGTCGCTGCGGGCGGCGCTGACCCCACTGGTCGAGGAGCGGGTTGGCGTCGACGACGACGAGGACGGTCGCGCCGGTGAGCCCCGCTAG
- a CDS encoding alpha/beta hydrolase — MKSLTRRDALHLGIAGAVGLGTAGLSALGALLDPPTPHASPDPGPASAATPLPTRESGSFVSAARGGVETRWIIARPPGQTGVLRPVIALHGMDSDAAGVMSLGVPDALARLTASGRPPFAVVAVDGGNAFWRRRANGQDSGAMVLNELIPMLATKNIDTSRVAFMGWSMGGYGALLLGSRLGPARTAAICAISPALYMTYWGAPHDAFDSLDDWRKNSAMDLVPQLAGIPLRVDCGTGDGFYVATRQFVNELPTPPAGGFYPGGHDADFWRQHLPDELAWLDS, encoded by the coding sequence GTGAAATCGCTGACCCGCCGCGACGCACTGCATCTGGGTATCGCCGGGGCGGTGGGTCTAGGTACAGCCGGGTTGTCGGCGCTGGGCGCCCTGCTCGATCCGCCAACACCCCACGCGTCGCCTGACCCCGGCCCGGCATCGGCGGCTACCCCACTGCCCACCCGCGAGTCGGGCTCGTTCGTCTCCGCGGCCCGCGGCGGCGTCGAGACCCGCTGGATCATCGCCCGGCCGCCGGGCCAGACCGGCGTCCTGCGACCGGTGATCGCCCTGCACGGGATGGACAGCGACGCCGCCGGCGTGATGAGCCTCGGCGTGCCAGACGCGCTGGCGCGGCTGACCGCATCCGGCCGGCCACCGTTCGCGGTGGTGGCCGTCGACGGCGGCAATGCCTTCTGGCGCCGGCGGGCCAACGGCCAGGATTCCGGTGCGATGGTGTTGAACGAGCTGATCCCGATGCTGGCCACCAAGAACATCGACACGTCGCGGGTGGCCTTCATGGGCTGGTCGATGGGCGGTTACGGCGCCCTGCTGTTGGGCTCTCGCCTGGGACCGGCGCGCACCGCGGCGATCTGCGCGATCAGCCCGGCGCTGTACATGACGTATTGGGGTGCGCCGCATGACGCCTTCGACAGCCTCGACGACTGGCGCAAGAACTCGGCGATGGACCTGGTGCCGCAGCTGGCGGGGATCCCGCTGCGTGTCGATTGCGGCACGGGCGACGGCTTCTATGTTGCGACACGGCAATTCGTCAACGAGTTACCAACGCCGCCGGCCGGCGGGTTCTACCCGGGCGGGCACGACGCGGACTTCTGGCGCCAGCACCTGCCGGACGAGCTGGCCTGGCTGGACTCCTAA
- a CDS encoding class I SAM-dependent DNA methyltransferase has protein sequence MPSQIYRIQFPPANSERLAQDEVLFKLIEDGKPRRLRFHDYAEIYKRPGLYEELFYGRLRCNSPGKVMELLERALHTAREPLTELRVLDLGAGNGMMGDELKQEGIARLVGVDIVPEARDAAYRDRPTVYDAYYVADLGDLDPGLRDELSEWNFDCLTCVAALGFGDIPPRAFFNALRLIQSRGWLAFNIKQSFLDADEQTGFSRLVRALIFSKYLDIYHLELYRHRLSMEGTQLFYYALVGRLTAPLPDDFLETHGIED, from the coding sequence ATGCCTTCGCAAATCTATCGAATTCAGTTTCCTCCGGCGAATTCCGAACGACTTGCTCAAGATGAAGTCTTGTTCAAACTGATCGAAGATGGCAAGCCACGGCGATTACGCTTTCACGACTACGCGGAGATTTACAAACGTCCGGGCCTCTACGAGGAGCTCTTCTACGGCCGGCTTCGGTGCAATTCGCCCGGCAAGGTGATGGAATTGCTGGAGCGGGCCTTGCACACCGCCCGCGAGCCGCTCACCGAATTGCGGGTGCTGGATCTGGGCGCCGGCAACGGCATGATGGGCGACGAGCTCAAGCAGGAAGGCATCGCTCGGCTGGTTGGTGTCGACATCGTCCCGGAGGCACGTGATGCCGCCTACCGCGATCGGCCCACCGTGTACGACGCCTACTACGTCGCGGACCTGGGTGATCTCGACCCGGGTCTGCGCGACGAACTGTCGGAGTGGAATTTCGATTGCCTGACCTGTGTCGCGGCGCTGGGATTCGGCGATATTCCGCCCCGTGCGTTTTTCAATGCATTACGGCTTATCCAGTCCCGCGGCTGGCTGGCTTTCAATATCAAGCAGTCATTTCTGGATGCCGACGAGCAGACCGGCTTTTCCCGATTAGTGCGGGCGCTGATTTTCTCGAAATACCTCGACATCTACCATCTCGAGCTATACCGGCACCGGCTTTCCATGGAAGGCACCCAGCTGTTCTATTACGCGCTGGTCGGCCGGTTGACCGCCCCGCTGCCCGACGACTTCCTGGAAACCCACGGCATCGAGGACTGA
- the hemB gene encoding porphobilinogen synthase, giving the protein MSMAGYPRQRPRRLRSTPVMRRLVAQTSLEPRHLVLPMFVADGIDEPRPITSMPGVVQHTRDSLRTAAAAAVAAGVGGLMLFGVPRDEDKDAAGSVGSDPDGILNVALRDLAKDLGEATVLMADTCLDEFTDHGHCGVLDERGRVDNDATLTRYVELAVAQADSGAQVVGPSGMMDGQVGAIRDGLDAAGHTDVVILAYAAKFASAFYGPFREAVSSSLSGDRRTYQQEPGNAREALREVQLDLDEGADIVMVKPAMGYLDVISAAASMSPVPVAAYQVSGEYAMISAAAANGWIDRRSAVLESLTGIRRAGADIVLSYWAAEAAGWLS; this is encoded by the coding sequence GTGAGCATGGCTGGCTACCCCCGGCAGCGTCCCCGTCGGCTCCGCTCCACCCCGGTGATGCGTCGGCTGGTGGCGCAAACATCGCTGGAGCCAAGGCATTTGGTGTTGCCGATGTTCGTCGCCGACGGCATCGACGAACCGCGCCCGATCACGTCGATGCCCGGCGTGGTGCAGCACACTCGCGACTCGTTGCGCACCGCCGCTGCGGCGGCGGTGGCCGCCGGGGTGGGCGGGCTGATGCTGTTCGGCGTGCCCCGCGACGAGGACAAGGACGCCGCCGGGTCGGTCGGCTCTGACCCGGACGGCATCCTCAACGTCGCGCTGCGGGATCTGGCGAAGGATCTCGGTGAGGCGACCGTGTTGATGGCCGACACCTGCCTGGATGAGTTCACCGACCACGGGCACTGCGGCGTGCTCGACGAACGCGGCCGGGTCGACAACGACGCTACACTGACTCGTTATGTGGAACTTGCTGTGGCGCAAGCAGATTCAGGAGCCCAGGTGGTAGGGCCGAGCGGCATGATGGATGGCCAGGTCGGCGCGATCCGTGACGGCCTGGATGCCGCCGGTCACACCGACGTGGTGATCCTGGCGTATGCCGCCAAGTTCGCGTCGGCGTTCTACGGGCCGTTCCGCGAGGCGGTGAGCTCCAGCCTGTCCGGTGACCGTCGCACCTATCAGCAGGAGCCCGGCAACGCCCGCGAGGCCCTGCGCGAGGTGCAGCTGGATCTCGACGAGGGCGCCGACATCGTGATGGTCAAACCCGCGATGGGCTACCTCGATGTCATCTCAGCGGCGGCGTCCATGTCGCCGGTGCCAGTGGCGGCCTACCAGGTATCGGGCGAGTACGCGATGATCTCGGCCGCCGCGGCAAACGGCTGGATCGATCGCCGCTCCGCCGTGCTGGAGTCGCTGACCGGGATCCGCCGCGCCGGCGCCGACATCGTGTTGAGCTACTGGGCCGCCGAGGCGGCGGGCTGGCTGTCGTGA
- the hemC gene encoding hydroxymethylbilane synthase, translating to MIRIGTRGSLLATTQAGAIRDALAANGHPAELVTISTEGDRSTDPIASIGVGVFTAALREAILEGKVDAAVHSHKDLPTADDPRFTVAAIPPREDPRDAVVARDGLVLAELPTGSVVGTSSPRRAAQLRALGLGLEIRPLRGNLDTRLNRVSSGDLDAIVVARAGLARLGRLDAVTETLEPVQMLPAPAQGALAVECRAGDTGLAALLAELDDADTRAAVTAERALLAELEAGCSAPVGAIAEVVESIDEDDSHVFEELSLRSCVAALDGSDVIRASGIGSPDRARELGLSVAEELFALGARELMSGAR from the coding sequence GTGATCCGGATTGGCACGCGGGGCAGCCTGTTGGCCACCACCCAGGCCGGCGCTATAAGGGACGCCCTGGCGGCCAATGGCCATCCCGCCGAGCTGGTCACGATCAGCACCGAGGGGGACCGGTCGACCGATCCGATTGCCAGCATCGGCGTCGGGGTGTTCACCGCGGCGTTGCGGGAGGCCATCCTGGAGGGCAAGGTCGACGCCGCGGTGCACTCGCACAAAGATTTGCCGACGGCCGACGATCCGCGGTTCACCGTGGCGGCGATACCGCCCCGCGAAGACCCGCGAGACGCGGTGGTGGCCCGCGACGGGCTGGTGCTGGCGGAGTTGCCGACGGGCTCGGTGGTCGGCACTTCGTCGCCCCGGCGGGCCGCACAGCTTAGAGCACTGGGTCTCGGTTTGGAAATCCGCCCCCTAAGAGGCAACCTAGATACCAGGTTGAACAGGGTAAGCAGCGGTGATCTCGACGCGATCGTGGTGGCCAGGGCGGGCTTGGCCCGGCTGGGCCGGCTCGACGCCGTCACCGAGACGCTGGAGCCGGTCCAGATGTTGCCGGCACCGGCTCAGGGGGCGCTGGCCGTCGAGTGCCGCGCCGGGGACACCGGCCTGGCGGCACTGTTGGCGGAGCTCGACGACGCCGACACCCGCGCGGCCGTCACCGCCGAGCGTGCCCTGCTCGCCGAACTGGAGGCAGGTTGCTCCGCGCCGGTGGGCGCGATCGCCGAGGTGGTCGAGTCCATCGATGAGGACGACTCACATGTCTTCGAGGAGCTGTCGCTACGCAGCTGCGTGGCGGCGCTGGACGGATCCGACGTGATCCGCGCATCCGGCATCGGCAGTCCGGATCGGGCACGGGAGCTGGGGCTCTCGGTGGCCGAGGAGCTGTTCGCGCTGGGCGCACGGGAACTCATGTCGGGAGCGCGGTGA
- a CDS encoding bifunctional uroporphyrinogen-III C-methyltransferase/uroporphyrinogen-III synthase, translating into MTTRGRKPKPGRITFVGSGPGDPGLLTTRAATALANAALVFTDPDVPEAVLALIGKDLPPVSGPAPAEPGPDTPEGAADDPAAAVVSVGPDIRPALGDPAEVAKTLVAEARSGHDVVRLVAGDPLSVDAVITEVSAVARSHLHFEIVPGLAPTSAVPAYAGLPLGSSHTVADVRGDVDWAALAAAPGPLILQATASHVADAARTLIEYGLTETTPCVVTGSGTTCAQRSVESTLGTLTDGAPLGATDPAGPLTGAVVVTIGKTVANRAKLNWWESRALYGWTVLVPRTKDQAGEMSERLTAHGALPIEVPTIAVEPPRSPAQMERAVKGLVDGRYQWVVFTSTNAVRAVWEKFGEFGLDARAFSGVKIACVGEATADRVRAFGISPELVPSGEQSSLGLLDEFPPYDSVFDPVNRVLLPRADIATETLAEGLRERGWEIEDVTAYRTVRAAPPPAETREMIKTGGFDAVCFTSSSTVRNLVGIAGKPHARTIVACIGPKTAETAAEFGLRVDVQPEVAAVGPLIEALAEHAARLRAEGALPPPRKKSRRR; encoded by the coding sequence ATGACGACGCGAGGGCGTAAGCCGAAGCCGGGCCGCATCACGTTCGTGGGCTCAGGTCCTGGGGACCCGGGTCTGCTGACGACGCGGGCCGCGACGGCGCTGGCCAACGCCGCCCTGGTGTTCACCGACCCTGACGTGCCCGAGGCCGTGCTGGCGCTGATCGGCAAGGACCTGCCGCCGGTGTCCGGTCCGGCGCCCGCCGAGCCGGGCCCCGACACGCCCGAGGGTGCCGCCGACGACCCCGCCGCCGCGGTGGTGTCCGTCGGACCCGACATCCGGCCCGCCCTCGGCGATCCGGCCGAGGTGGCGAAAACGCTTGTGGCCGAAGCTCGTTCGGGCCACGACGTGGTGCGGCTGGTGGCCGGTGACCCGCTGTCGGTCGACGCGGTCATCACCGAGGTGAGCGCGGTGGCGCGCAGCCACCTGCACTTCGAGATCGTGCCCGGGCTGGCGCCGACCTCTGCGGTGCCGGCGTATGCCGGATTGCCGCTGGGCTCGTCGCACACCGTGGCCGACGTGCGCGGTGATGTGGACTGGGCGGCGCTGGCCGCCGCACCGGGCCCGCTGATCCTGCAGGCCACCGCATCTCACGTGGCCGACGCGGCGCGCACGCTGATCGAATACGGGCTGACCGAGACCACGCCGTGCGTGGTGACCGGCTCGGGCACCACGTGCGCGCAGCGTTCGGTGGAGTCGACGCTGGGCACGCTGACCGACGGCGCGCCGCTGGGCGCCACCGATCCCGCCGGCCCGCTGACCGGCGCCGTGGTGGTGACAATCGGCAAGACCGTGGCCAACCGAGCCAAGCTGAACTGGTGGGAGAGCCGCGCCCTGTACGGCTGGACCGTACTGGTGCCGCGCACCAAGGACCAGGCCGGCGAGATGAGCGAACGGCTGACCGCGCACGGCGCGCTGCCGATCGAGGTGCCGACCATCGCCGTCGAGCCGCCGCGCAGCCCCGCGCAGATGGAGCGCGCGGTCAAGGGTTTGGTCGACGGCCGCTACCAGTGGGTGGTGTTCACCTCCACCAACGCAGTGCGTGCGGTGTGGGAGAAGTTCGGCGAGTTCGGTCTCGACGCGCGCGCGTTCTCCGGCGTGAAGATTGCCTGCGTCGGCGAGGCGACGGCCGATCGGGTTCGCGCGTTCGGGATCAGCCCCGAGCTGGTGCCGTCCGGTGAGCAGTCCTCACTGGGGTTGCTGGACGAATTCCCGCCTTACGACAGCGTTTTCGACCCTGTCAACCGAGTCCTGTTGCCGCGGGCCGACATTGCCACCGAGACGCTGGCCGAGGGGCTGCGCGAAAGAGGTTGGGAGATCGAGGACGTCACCGCCTACCGGACCGTGCGGGCCGCCCCGCCGCCGGCGGAAACGCGGGAGATGATCAAGACCGGCGGGTTCGACGCGGTGTGCTTCACGTCGAGCTCGACGGTGCGCAACCTGGTCGGCATCGCCGGCAAGCCGCACGCGCGCACGATCGTCGCCTGCATCGGGCCCAAGACCGCGGAGACCGCAGCCGAATTCGGCCTGCGCGTCGACGTGCAGCCCGAGGTTGCCGCGGTGGGTCCGCTGATCGAGGCGCTGGCCGAGCACGCCGCCCGGCTGCGGGCCGAAGGTGCGCTGCCGCCGCCGCGCAAGAAGAGCCGCAGGCGTTAG
- a CDS encoding heavy metal translocating P-type ATPase, which translates to MTTTDLELRGMNCASCAARVERVLNQLDGVHATVNFAVERAHVEHGPTVSARDLISAVESAGYQASLSRDPALDDAPEAALPARLIGSAALAIPVVALSMVPAWQFSGWQWLVLALTTPIVAWGGYPFHRAALAGARHGASTMDTLVSLGTLAAYLWSAIAVITGSGHLYFEVAAAVTVFLLAGRYAESRAKHSAGAALRTLLTLGAKDAAVLRDGAEVRVPMAELHVGDVFVVRPGERVATDGVVVEGASALDTSALTGEPVPVDVGPGDDVLGGAVNTYGRVLVRAVKVGADTQLARMARLVADAQNGKAAIQRLADRVSAVFVPAVLAIAAATLAGWLLAGQPAAAAFTAAVAVLVIACPCALGLATPTAILVGTGRGAQLGILIKDPQVLEAVHGIDTVVLDKTGTVTTGVMTVDAVEPAAGEDADTVLARAAAVESASEHPVAAAIVAAVADVAPVANFVNDPGTGVSGDVDGVTVSVVKAGQSDGRTSVDVIWDDRVRGVIRLVDAVKPTSAQAISQLRDMGIRPVLLTGDNAAVALRVAAEVGIDPADVIAEVLPTDKADAVKSLQAQGLRVAMVGDGVNDSVALATADIGMAMGTGTDAAIEAGDLTLVRGDLRTVPTALQLSARTLSTIRANLFWAFGYNVAAIPLAALGLLNPMIAGAAMACSSVLVVANSLRLKRFGR; encoded by the coding sequence ATGACGACCACCGATCTCGAACTGCGTGGCATGAACTGCGCGTCGTGCGCCGCGCGGGTCGAGCGTGTCCTCAACCAGCTCGACGGAGTGCACGCGACGGTGAACTTCGCGGTCGAACGCGCCCACGTCGAGCACGGACCCACGGTGTCGGCGCGTGACCTGATCAGCGCCGTCGAGTCGGCCGGCTACCAGGCCTCGCTGAGCCGCGATCCCGCCCTCGACGACGCGCCCGAGGCTGCGCTGCCGGCGCGGTTGATCGGCTCTGCGGCGCTGGCGATTCCGGTCGTCGCGCTGTCGATGGTGCCGGCATGGCAGTTCAGCGGCTGGCAGTGGCTGGTCCTGGCGCTGACGACGCCGATCGTCGCCTGGGGCGGTTATCCGTTCCACCGGGCCGCACTGGCCGGCGCCCGGCACGGCGCGTCGACGATGGACACCCTGGTGTCGCTGGGCACCCTGGCCGCCTACCTGTGGTCGGCGATCGCGGTCATCACCGGCAGTGGCCACCTGTACTTCGAGGTCGCCGCGGCCGTGACGGTGTTCCTGCTGGCCGGCCGGTACGCCGAGTCGCGGGCCAAACACTCGGCCGGCGCGGCGCTGCGGACGCTGCTGACCCTGGGCGCCAAGGACGCCGCCGTGCTGCGCGACGGCGCCGAGGTGCGGGTCCCGATGGCCGAGTTGCACGTCGGCGACGTGTTCGTGGTCCGGCCCGGCGAGCGGGTCGCCACCGACGGCGTCGTCGTCGAGGGGGCCTCCGCGCTGGACACCTCGGCGCTGACCGGCGAGCCGGTGCCCGTCGACGTCGGCCCGGGCGACGACGTGCTAGGCGGCGCTGTGAACACCTACGGCCGCGTGCTGGTCCGCGCCGTGAAGGTCGGCGCCGACACGCAGCTGGCCCGGATGGCCAGGCTGGTGGCCGACGCACAAAACGGCAAGGCAGCCATCCAGCGGCTCGCCGACCGGGTGTCGGCGGTGTTCGTGCCCGCCGTGCTGGCGATCGCCGCGGCGACGCTGGCCGGCTGGCTGCTGGCCGGGCAGCCCGCCGCCGCGGCGTTCACTGCGGCCGTGGCAGTGCTGGTCATCGCCTGCCCGTGTGCGCTGGGCCTGGCCACCCCGACCGCCATCCTGGTCGGCACCGGACGCGGCGCGCAGCTGGGCATCCTGATCAAAGACCCGCAGGTGCTGGAGGCCGTGCACGGCATCGACACCGTCGTGCTGGACAAGACCGGAACCGTGACCACCGGGGTAATGACCGTCGACGCGGTCGAGCCCGCGGCGGGGGAGGACGCCGACACGGTGCTGGCCCGCGCCGCCGCGGTCGAATCGGCATCCGAGCATCCGGTCGCCGCGGCGATCGTGGCCGCCGTCGCAGACGTGGCACCGGTCGCCAACTTCGTCAACGATCCCGGCACGGGAGTCAGCGGCGACGTCGACGGCGTGACGGTCAGCGTGGTCAAAGCCGGGCAGTCCGACGGGCGCACCAGCGTCGACGTCATCTGGGACGATCGGGTGCGCGGCGTCATCCGGCTGGTCGACGCCGTCAAACCGACCAGCGCACAAGCCATTTCGCAACTGCGGGACATGGGTATCCGACCGGTGCTGCTCACGGGCGACAACGCCGCCGTCGCGCTGCGGGTCGCCGCCGAAGTCGGCATCGACCCGGCCGACGTGATCGCCGAAGTGTTACCGACCGACAAGGCTGACGCCGTCAAAAGCCTGCAGGCGCAAGGACTTCGGGTGGCGATGGTCGGCGACGGCGTCAACGACTCGGTCGCGCTGGCCACCGCCGACATCGGTATGGCCATGGGCACCGGCACCGACGCCGCGATCGAGGCCGGCGACCTGACGCTGGTGCGCGGTGACCTGCGCACGGTGCCGACGGCGCTACAGCTGTCGGCGCGCACGCTGAGCACGATCCGGGCCAACTTGTTCTGGGCGTTCGGCTACAACGTGGCGGCCATCCCGCTGGCGGCGCTGGGCCTGCTCAACCCGATGATCGCCGGCGCGGCGATGGCCTGCTCGTCGGTGTTGGTGGTGGCAAACAGCCTGCGGCTCAAGCGATTCGGACGCTAA
- a CDS encoding oxygenase MpaB family protein, with protein MTELSETPVDVDALPLGPDSLVWRYFGDNRMFLIGPRPAVLQNMLAELGQGVLDHSVFFSDTAARVKRSLPPIFMTVYGADDDHPGQQVRDFHHEIKGVMPPGQGKAQRYHALDPETYYWAHATFVEQVLYFADTFVKRLTRAEKEQIYLESKTWYRRYGVSDRAMPADYAEFEKYWNDMLDNVVVAHKTAKYGVGYVTKGFPCPKGVPPLLWRLVSPVFNPVAAFLTTGGLPPQARALLNLPWSEHQERRYQRFAAVWRSRPVNWVWDHLPMRLRYNRFARAGYARA; from the coding sequence ATGACTGAGCTGTCCGAGACACCCGTGGACGTCGACGCGTTGCCGCTGGGCCCCGACTCGCTGGTATGGCGCTACTTCGGCGACAACCGCATGTTTCTGATCGGTCCGCGGCCGGCGGTGCTGCAGAACATGCTCGCCGAGCTGGGGCAGGGCGTCCTGGACCACTCGGTGTTCTTCTCCGACACCGCCGCCCGCGTCAAGCGCTCGCTGCCGCCGATTTTCATGACTGTCTATGGCGCCGACGACGACCATCCGGGCCAGCAGGTGCGCGACTTCCACCACGAGATCAAAGGGGTTATGCCCCCCGGGCAAGGAAAAGCGCAGCGCTACCACGCACTCGATCCGGAGACCTACTACTGGGCGCACGCCACGTTCGTCGAGCAGGTGCTCTACTTCGCCGACACGTTCGTCAAACGCCTCACCCGCGCCGAGAAGGAGCAGATATACCTCGAGTCGAAGACGTGGTATCGCCGCTACGGAGTCAGCGACCGGGCGATGCCCGCCGACTACGCGGAGTTCGAAAAGTACTGGAACGACATGCTCGACAACGTCGTCGTGGCGCACAAGACCGCCAAATACGGCGTCGGCTACGTCACCAAGGGCTTCCCCTGCCCCAAAGGGGTGCCGCCGCTGCTGTGGCGGCTGGTGTCGCCGGTGTTCAATCCGGTCGCGGCGTTCCTGACGACGGGCGGTCTGCCGCCGCAGGCCCGCGCCCTGCTGAACCTGCCGTGGAGCGAGCATCAGGAGCGTCGCTACCAGCGCTTCGCCGCGGTGTGGCGCTCTCGGCCGGTCAACTGGGTGTGGGATCATCTGCCGATGCGGTTGCGCTACAACAGGTTTGCCCGTGCCGGCTACGCCAGGGCCTGA